Proteins from one Mucilaginibacter jinjuensis genomic window:
- a CDS encoding TPM domain-containing protein has translation MFKKILLVFSLVLTCGLSWAQEFPPKPNTLVTDYTNTLTESQKRILEIKLVAFDDSTSTQVAVVLIKSVGDYDINEYGTMLGRKWGIGQQGKNNGVLVLVAIDDHKVTIQTGYGAEGALPDAITNQIIQQDIKPHFKQGDYFGGLDVATDHIIKYTKGEYKADPNRKKKDKDSGGGSAGFIIIIVVVILIIVFKNRGGGGGGQIIGRRGGANPFWWFLAGNMLGNSGRGGSDWGGFSGGGSSGGGGGGGFGGFGGGSFGGGGSSGSW, from the coding sequence ATGTTTAAGAAAATATTACTGGTTTTTAGCCTGGTATTAACCTGCGGCCTCAGTTGGGCACAGGAATTTCCGCCAAAACCAAACACTTTAGTTACCGATTATACCAATACACTTACCGAAAGTCAAAAGCGCATTCTGGAAATAAAACTTGTCGCCTTTGATGATTCTACGTCTACACAGGTAGCCGTGGTATTAATTAAATCGGTAGGCGACTACGATATCAACGAATACGGCACCATGCTGGGCCGCAAGTGGGGTATCGGCCAACAAGGAAAAAACAATGGCGTACTGGTACTGGTAGCCATTGACGATCATAAAGTTACCATACAAACCGGTTATGGTGCAGAAGGTGCATTGCCCGATGCCATAACAAACCAGATTATCCAGCAGGATATTAAGCCGCACTTTAAACAGGGTGATTACTTTGGCGGTCTCGACGTGGCAACAGATCACATTATCAAATACACCAAAGGCGAATACAAAGCTGACCCTAACCGGAAGAAAAAGGATAAAGATAGTGGTGGGGGCAGTGCCGGTTTTATTATCATTATTGTGGTTGTGATCCTGATCATCGTATTCAAAAACCGGGGCGGCGGTGGTGGCGGTCAAATTATTGGTCGTCGTGGTGGTGCTAATCCATTCTGGTGGTTCCTGGCCGGCAATATGCTGGGCAATAGCGGCCGTGGCGGCAGCGACTGGGGAGGTTTCTCTGGTGGCGGTAGTTCTGGCGGCGGAGGCGGTGGTGGTTTCGGCGGCTTTGGCGGCGGCAGCTTCGGCGGTGGCGGCAGCAGCGGGAGCTGGTAA
- a CDS encoding NUDIX hydrolase, producing MRDLTWKKLSSTYVHKGPWATLRQDKCEMPDGRIVEDYFVLEYPNWVNAVAISEDNKVIMVRQYRHAGNIVSLEIPGGVIDGDESPEHAVKRELLEETGYQFDNVELMGSVFANPATANNITYAFLATGGKKVSGQSLDEHEEIIIEEYTIQEVKQLLLDFKIPQALHCTALFQALVRLGELK from the coding sequence ATGAGAGACCTTACCTGGAAAAAATTATCATCCACCTACGTACATAAGGGCCCTTGGGCTACCCTTCGTCAGGACAAATGTGAAATGCCTGATGGCCGCATAGTTGAAGATTACTTTGTGCTCGAGTACCCAAACTGGGTAAACGCAGTAGCCATTTCTGAAGATAATAAAGTAATTATGGTTCGCCAGTACCGCCATGCGGGCAATATTGTTTCGCTCGAAATCCCTGGCGGAGTAATTGACGGCGACGAATCACCAGAACATGCCGTTAAACGCGAACTATTGGAAGAGACGGGTTACCAGTTTGATAATGTAGAATTAATGGGCTCCGTATTTGCCAACCCGGCAACTGCCAACAACATTACCTACGCTTTCCTGGCAACCGGCGGCAAAAAGGTAAGCGGACAATCGTTAGATGAACACGAAGAAATTATCATCGAAGAATATACCATTCAAGAAGTAAAACAGCTATTGCTTGATTTTAAAATCCCACAGGCCTTGCATTGTACTGCTTTGTTTCAGGCATTGGTGAGGTTGGGTGAATTGAAGTAA